In Sphingobacterium sp. lm-10, one DNA window encodes the following:
- a CDS encoding ribonuclease H has product MIELYTDGASSGNPGPGGYGTILRTIYKGDNASLHGKLIEKEYSGGFRKTTNNRMELLAVIIGLEALKSINQQVTVYSDSKYVIDAIDKKWVYGWIQKGFQGKKNRDLWLRLMQLHKLHQVRLVWVKGHAGHPLNERCDRLAVAASKDKASWKIDHIFEAEAAKV; this is encoded by the coding sequence ATGATTGAATTATATACAGACGGTGCATCGAGTGGAAATCCAGGCCCTGGCGGATACGGTACGATTTTAAGAACGATTTACAAAGGAGATAACGCATCGTTACATGGAAAGTTAATTGAAAAAGAATACTCAGGTGGTTTTCGTAAGACCACGAATAATCGGATGGAGTTATTAGCGGTAATCATCGGATTAGAAGCGTTGAAATCCATCAATCAACAAGTTACCGTCTATTCAGATTCTAAATACGTCATCGACGCCATCGACAAAAAATGGGTGTATGGTTGGATACAAAAAGGTTTTCAGGGCAAAAAGAACCGAGATCTCTGGTTAAGATTAATGCAATTACATAAACTTCATCAAGTGAGATTGGTGTGGGTAAAAGGTCATGCAGGTCATCCATTAAATGAACGTTGCGATCGCCTGGCAGTAGCTGCCTCAAAAGATAAGGCATCTTGGAAGATCGACCACATATTTGAAGCAGAGGCAGCAAAAGTCTAA
- a CDS encoding SDR family oxidoreductase: MDLHLTNKVIIVTGGAKGIGKGIVLSLAKEGAIPVIVGRSAADNQLAVAEVSAFGAEAYAIAAELSDPIACERAVQQTIEKYGRIDGLVNNAGVNDGVGLVSGNYEAFVASLHKNLVHYYLMAHHALDALKRSKGAIVNISSKTAETGQGGTSAYAAANGGRNALTREWAVELLPYQIRVNAIVVAEAATPQYDRWIQTLDNPEETLKKITDRIPLENRMTTAEEIADTCVFLLSDKSSHTTGQLIHVDGGYVHLDRSLVRE; this comes from the coding sequence ATGGATTTACATTTAACAAATAAAGTCATTATCGTTACAGGCGGCGCCAAAGGAATTGGTAAAGGGATTGTATTGTCTTTAGCGAAAGAAGGTGCCATACCCGTTATTGTGGGGCGAAGTGCAGCCGATAATCAATTGGCTGTAGCAGAAGTAAGTGCGTTTGGTGCGGAAGCGTATGCCATCGCCGCCGAGCTGTCGGATCCAATAGCGTGTGAGCGCGCAGTACAGCAAACTATAGAAAAATATGGCCGTATTGATGGCTTAGTGAATAATGCCGGAGTGAATGACGGCGTAGGTTTAGTATCGGGCAACTATGAGGCTTTTGTCGCTTCATTGCATAAGAATCTGGTACATTACTACCTCATGGCCCACCACGCATTAGATGCGCTAAAACGAAGTAAAGGAGCCATTGTTAACATCAGTTCTAAAACGGCAGAAACTGGGCAGGGTGGTACCTCTGCCTATGCAGCGGCCAATGGTGGTCGTAACGCGCTCACGCGGGAATGGGCGGTAGAACTGTTGCCGTATCAAATTCGGGTGAATGCCATCGTCGTGGCAGAAGCTGCTACGCCGCAGTATGATCGTTGGATTCAAACATTGGATAATCCAGAAGAAACGTTGAAGAAAATCACAGACCGTATTCCCTTGGAAAACCGAATGACCACAGCAGAAGAGATTGCAGATACGTGCGTATTTTTGTTGTCGGACAAATCTAGTCATACCACCGGACAATTGATTCATGTAGATGGGGGATATGTGCATTTAGATCGCTCTCTTGTGAGAGAATAA
- a CDS encoding amidohydrolase family protein, with amino-acid sequence MTIDSHQHFWMYDPDRDSWITEEMSAIRRHFMPTDLRAELHANGIDGVIAVQAASTPEETQFLVDLSTMYAMIKGVVGWVDLRAENLEEQLENFRSLPITKGFRHIVEAEADPDYLVREDVQRGLCALTKYDYTFDLLIHPRHFQQTLACVAQNPKLQFVLDHMAKPDIKSGEVEQWASFIADLSKYPNVVCKVSGLAKEADWSNWELSDFTAYIDHVIQHFGKDRVMFGSDWPVSLLAATYRESKEIAASRLDDFTSEERAAFWGETARRIYKF; translated from the coding sequence ATGACGATAGATTCGCACCAGCATTTCTGGATGTACGACCCTGATCGCGACAGCTGGATCACGGAAGAAATGAGCGCCATCAGGCGCCACTTTATGCCGACAGATTTAAGGGCAGAATTGCACGCGAATGGCATAGATGGTGTCATTGCCGTACAAGCGGCTTCCACGCCAGAGGAAACCCAGTTTTTGGTGGATTTATCGACCATGTATGCCATGATAAAAGGCGTAGTAGGTTGGGTAGACCTCAGAGCGGAAAACTTGGAGGAGCAATTGGAAAATTTTAGAAGCCTTCCGATTACAAAGGGTTTTCGACATATTGTAGAAGCAGAAGCCGACCCTGACTATCTCGTACGAGAAGATGTGCAACGCGGTTTGTGTGCACTGACCAAATACGATTATACCTTTGATCTGTTGATTCATCCACGGCATTTTCAGCAAACCTTAGCTTGCGTAGCGCAAAACCCGAAGTTGCAATTTGTGTTGGATCACATGGCCAAGCCAGATATCAAATCGGGAGAAGTAGAACAGTGGGCTAGCTTTATCGCCGATTTATCAAAATATCCCAATGTGGTATGTAAAGTCTCTGGTTTAGCCAAAGAAGCAGATTGGTCGAACTGGGAATTGTCGGATTTTACGGCCTATATTGATCATGTCATTCAACACTTTGGTAAAGATCGCGTGATGTTTGGTTCGGACTGGCCCGTTAGCCTGCTGGCGGCTACCTATCGAGAAAGCAAAGAGATCGCGGCAAGCAGATTAGACGACTTCACGTCGGAAGAGCGCGCCGCATTTTGGGGAGAAACGGCACGCAGAATCTATAAATTTTAA